One region of Vallitalea okinawensis genomic DNA includes:
- a CDS encoding cupin domain-containing protein translates to MRNRVFRPYPYPYWFYRPMHQQHTKRQNAELKDYGPEPFVIDIEEATVQNDNYRTALWTGDHLQLTLMSIDVDDDIGLEVHPNVDQFLRIEEGEGLVKMGNSKDQLDFEEEVEDDFAIIVPAGTWHNVINTGDKPLKLYSIYAPPQHPFGTVHETKAVAEAEEGNHGS, encoded by the coding sequence ATGAGAAATAGAGTATTTCGACCATATCCTTATCCTTACTGGTTCTATAGACCAATGCATCAACAACATACAAAAAGACAAAATGCAGAACTTAAAGACTATGGACCTGAGCCATTTGTAATCGATATTGAAGAAGCTACTGTTCAAAACGATAACTATCGAACAGCTTTATGGACGGGTGATCATCTGCAGCTTACTTTAATGAGTATCGATGTGGATGATGATATCGGATTAGAGGTTCATCCTAATGTTGACCAATTTCTACGCATAGAAGAAGGTGAAGGGCTCGTTAAAATGGGGAATAGTAAAGATCAGTTAGATTTTGAAGAAGAGGTAGAAGACGATTTTGCTATTATTGTACCTGCTGGAACATGGCATAATGTCATCAATACAGGTGACAAACCACTTAAATTATACTCCATTTATGCACCACCTCAGCATCCATTTGGTACAGTTCACGAAACTAAAGCCGTTGCAGAAGCTGAAGAAGGAAATCATGGTTCATGA
- a CDS encoding sensor histidine kinase, which translates to MKKKFFIKNLITFIIPIIIPVIVLGTLSITLLTIYNSKSISNNTINSLEKTKQSADIIFQESDGILLNFTHSIKIATATKNILNTDSYSLYDIQSLGLIKNLLYSTTTAKQYIHSIYVYMSQPDKSNPRVLTTTVDLVVLNQMVDTDWYDTYRTELVDKSLYSESRPMMSYAFETEPVQVLTIYRKLNTTYAPNENGVVVLNLNQDYVDHLLTNQSAYKEQKVLILNGSREVISKSDNVTDEDIQYFENNEINDDAQEEVKINGEDYLLYHAKSANKNWTYVTLSPKSLAYKWSYPLYVIVILVILISFFIALILTYLITKRNYNHLLNIVDMLEYAGSKKKLPPIKDANNEYEFITQNIIKTFLEQQYLKSELATRKYKLKAMELLALQSQMNPHFLFNTLETIKWKTIQLTGSSNQASKMLEHLSDILSYTLEYTDDMTTLDEEIKYTKDYLSIMRIRYPDKFFVTWDYDETYKDLPIIKLLLQPLIENSIYHGIKEKEGISEIKIKIKVRQDCIVVHLYDNGLGMTEEKLAHIRHMMRNKHPLQSKHVGLINTCKRIQLAYNDQATIYIYSELGEGTLISMKLPVQKKI; encoded by the coding sequence ATGAAAAAGAAATTTTTTATTAAAAATTTAATAACATTTATTATACCTATTATCATCCCTGTTATTGTATTGGGTACTTTAAGTATTACATTACTGACCATCTATAACTCCAAATCCATTAGTAATAATACCATCAACTCTTTGGAGAAAACGAAACAAAGTGCAGATATCATTTTTCAAGAATCTGATGGCATTTTATTAAATTTTACCCATAGCATTAAAATTGCTACTGCAACTAAGAACATACTGAATACGGACTCTTATTCCTTGTATGATATTCAATCTTTAGGTTTAATTAAAAATCTACTTTATTCAACCACCACAGCTAAACAATATATCCATTCCATTTACGTTTATATGAGTCAACCAGACAAATCTAACCCAAGAGTACTGACAACGACGGTAGATTTAGTTGTTCTGAATCAGATGGTAGATACAGATTGGTATGATACTTACAGAACTGAATTAGTTGACAAATCCCTTTACAGTGAATCACGGCCTATGATGTCCTACGCCTTTGAAACAGAGCCGGTACAAGTCCTTACCATCTATCGTAAACTTAATACTACCTATGCACCTAATGAGAATGGTGTTGTGGTATTAAATCTTAACCAAGATTATGTTGATCATCTATTGACCAATCAAAGCGCTTATAAAGAGCAAAAAGTATTGATTCTCAATGGTTCTAGGGAGGTCATCTCGAAAAGTGATAACGTGACTGATGAAGACATTCAATACTTTGAAAATAATGAGATCAATGATGATGCTCAGGAAGAAGTCAAAATCAATGGGGAAGATTACTTACTCTATCATGCTAAATCAGCTAATAAGAATTGGACCTATGTAACACTATCCCCTAAATCATTAGCATATAAATGGTCCTATCCTCTTTATGTTATCGTTATTTTGGTTATCCTCATTTCATTTTTTATCGCTCTCATCTTAACCTATCTCATAACGAAGAGAAATTATAACCACTTACTTAATATCGTTGATATGTTGGAATATGCAGGTTCTAAAAAAAAGCTTCCACCAATAAAAGATGCTAATAATGAGTATGAATTCATTACTCAGAACATCATCAAGACCTTCTTAGAGCAGCAGTATTTAAAAAGTGAACTAGCTACAAGGAAATATAAACTGAAAGCAATGGAACTATTAGCTTTGCAGTCTCAGATGAATCCACACTTTTTATTTAATACGCTTGAGACGATTAAATGGAAAACCATTCAGTTAACCGGCAGTAGTAATCAAGCCTCTAAAATGCTGGAGCATCTGTCGGATATTCTCAGTTATACGCTGGAATATACAGATGATATGACCACTTTAGATGAGGAGATCAAATACACCAAAGACTACCTCTCCATCATGAGAATACGATACCCTGATAAGTTCTTTGTGACTTGGGATTATGATGAAACATATAAAGACTTACCTATCATCAAGTTATTGTTGCAACCCTTAATTGAAAACAGCATCTATCACGGCATTAAAGAAAAAGAAGGTATCAGTGAGATTAAGATTAAAATCAAAGTAAGACAAGATTGTATAGTTGTTCATCTGTATGATAATGGATTAGGCATGACTGAAGAGAAGTTAGCCCACATAAGGCATATGATGAGGAATAAGCACCCCCTTCAATCCAAGCATGTTGGTCTCATTAATACTTGCAAACGCATACAACTGGCTTATAATGATCAAGCTACTATTTACATTTACAGTGAGTTGGGAGAAGGGACGCTTATTAGTATGAAGTTGCCTGTTCAAAAGAAAATCTAA